The DNA sequence ATCAACAGTGTAAGCAAGTCCCTCTGCCAGTCTGTTGGGACGGTACGTGTCCCCCTCGCTGATGTCATATCCTACAATCGTTAGAGCTGTTGGAAAAAGTCCCAGATTTCCAATGTGGTCTGAATGGCCGTGAGTCCCTACAACCAAGTTAATGTCTCCCGGTTCAAGACCCCTCTCTTTCAGCGACACGAGGAGAAAGTCCCGGTCCCATGGTCCTCCCGTGTCCACCAGAATGATCTTGGGTCCTGTTATGAGGGTGATGGTCCCGTCGGCTCTGAATGTTCCGTCGGGCTGAGGAAGACAGTATCCCACTTTCAGCACGGACACGGAGTATGGCTGTCCGGGAAAGTGTGCGTGAGACTCCGGCAGCGGGATGGTTTGATACCGGTCAGAGACAGACGCCAGGACACTGCCTGTCCCCGACATGTCCGCTGAGTCCTCAAGAGGAGCTGAGCCGGACGAGCTCATGACAGCAACATCCATGACTTTATTCAAACCATCACGGTGCATGTTGCCATCTCTTTCTTCTGGTGTTTATTAGCGGTTGGCAAACAAGCGTATATGCGCATTATCGCCACCTTTTGGACGAGGGTGCAACAGTAGATTGGCAGCAAACTCCACTAAactaaaattaaattattttcttcaatCGTCCTGTTTCTTTTAAGTAGTTCATTAGAAGTTGATGTGTATTCTTTGATGGATTTCCTAACACGATTTCTAATGTGATATTTTGCTTTTCGCCTTTTGATCCTGATATTAATTCCCTtatttgttcattgtatttgttACACTCTATCAATACATGAGTGTAGCTGTAATCGCAGAGTCCAGTTGGGTGCTTGTCTATTTTATGAACGGTATAATTTATCCTGTTATACCGATTCTCAGACGCATACTGCCACCTACAGTATCGGACTGTGTATGATGACCTGCTGCTCTCGGCCACGTCATGttgttcttctgtttttgtttttttgcggTTGGCAATCCGCTTTTACACGCATTACCACCACCTTCTGGGTCGGAGTGTGACTCAATATAGTATTAAATCATTCAATTTTCCTTAAAACGCTGGTGTTAGAATTCTCCCTAAAAGTTAGAGCAATCTGATTCCTTTTTATTGCATATTTATCTACCTGTCTCGCTTGTTGATATGCTTTCCTTTCTACTGTCTTTCTTTGAATAGTTCGCTCACAGTTCCTCTCAATGCCATTCATTTTTCTGACTTGATTATAGTTTTGATTTATGCATTgctatattttacaattatctTCCCTTGAATTTTGCATATTTATCTACcagttcatttattttcataccaatatgttatggaactttttttctgtttctgctctcTCAATTTGGACACGGTTTTGGGCAATGTGGAGCACTACAGCTTGTTTAGAATCTGACTAGATTTTCCTAATACTCAATAAGAAGAAACTTAAAATCAACACTTTCCAATCTTAAACAGATGGTGTTTAAGTTCAAGTAGATGATATGTTACACTTGGTGTAATAGCCTTTTCTTGTAATGACTGGATCAAGCCTGTGACCCACCGACATCAGCAAACCGTTTATAACTCAGGGTTGATAACTGTCCCCTTGATCTATGGATCTTGGTTTTGGGAAATCTTCCTTGCAGGTCATTGTTTCTGTCACCAGCTGCAGTTGTTCTTCTCGGCCGACCTATATGATGTCTGTTTCTCAGTATAGTTTATTTCTTGgttcagactagaaaagctatGTCTAAATGCAGtccaatattttattttgagagAGCAGTTAAATTCATATTAAGTCTCTGTTAATTTTGTAAGATCCCTACCTTACTACAGTATACAGAAAGCTTTGAGACAACTTATGCTGTGGTtgggtgctatacaaataaaatttaaatgaagTGCAAAAccgctttatgttaaatgttatttaatataCAGTGGTGGCCAAAATTATTAGAACACTTGGCATATTTAAGagatttcagttgtttttgttgaattgGCCATTAAAATACCCATTACACGAATGAAATATCTACAAAGTCATAAATTATGCTCTATAAACCATAGAGTAGAGCCATCAAAAGGAGATTTAGGTCATATTCCTTACAAAAAAACAGACTTGAGATGCAGTCCAAGTACTGTAAAGTAAACTTTAGACCGCCATGATGCCACCAATTTACACCAGAACCGAAAGGGGAGAGGTAGAAAAAAGAAACTTTCTGTGTATGTTCGACGGAGGATGGGGGAAAGATATTAACATGAGTGTCTCTTGCCAACAGTTAAACCTGGAGGGGGTAGTATCATGGTGTGGGGTTCCATTTCAGCCTCAGGAACAGGTAGCTTAGTGAAAATTGATGGCACAATGGATAAGAAAGTATACCACAACATTCTGGTGAGGCACGGAGTACCATGCCAAAGAGATGTGCTGCTGTGATTGCTGCAAAGGGTGTACATACCAAATATTAAAGTTAAAAGTGGATAAAAACAGTTGGACTCACTTCatctgttatttgtttgtgctCAGAGCAACCATCTGCATGTTTCCTGAACATTGTGAATTTAAATCATGTTTTGGAGGCAAAAAAAGATCAATTTTGTCAGATGTGACTGAAATTCAAAGAGGAAGTGTTTAAGAAACAAAGCTGAAATTAAACAACTGAATGGTGGATATTCCTCATGAGAAGCAGCTTCCTCAATCAATCTGTTCATCAACAAAAACACCAAACTGTGTATAATTCAGTATTACAATATATTAAAGTTTCCTCACCGAAAATCAGAGATAAATACTGGTTTGGACTTCTCTGTCCTTCCACTCCAACACGAtaggtggcggtaatgcactTTAAACTCCCGGTTGCCACCGTGATAAAACCTGAAAAAGAAGGAATACAACGTCACTATATTGTTGACGATGGCGAGTGAAGCAGTGTTGGACCGAGGGTCATCGTTTATGGAACCCCTGAAGGGGCTTCTGTTGACATATTTTATGCCAGAATCATGCTATGACGAGTTTTTCCTCAGTTTCAACTTTTTGGACGGTAAGATGAACACTGATGAATCCTCAGTAAGCTTAAGCTAATGCTAAGCCAGACGATTTACAGTATGTAGGTAACCTGCTTGTTCTTCCGGGTTGGTCTGATTTGTATGGCGTAGTCATTTTGCCCAGTTGTTCTTTTAATTAGTTTAATTTTGGGCTCAAATGTGATTTAATAGCTGATAAGCCattcttaatttttttcttggtatttgtggtttcataaaataaaactctAAAAAGATGTATCTAAATATGTGGGTATAAATTcacaatatacataatatagataatatgaatataaaaaggTATGCAGGTGTATATAAGTTATACAAGTAATGTGCAGGACGACATCAATGTGTggaatttaattaaatgaaatatgaggggtagagtggtcgtcctccaacctgaaggtcggcggttcgatccccagtctgaaccatctacATGCCGtagtgtcctttggcaagatgctgaaccctcaatagccccccatagaataacaaagtgctgcaagtagatgcactgtatgattgtgtgtgtgaatgggtgaatgtgaaactgtactgtaaagcgctttgagtggtcatcatcagacttgaaaagcgctatataaatacaaatccattaacCATAAGTCATGATAAGTAGGAGTCCCTGCGGTTGcagcagtctgctgctgaaagaGCTGCTCAGGGCCCTCACAGTGTCACATAGGGAATGAAAGGTATTTCCCATGATGGATTTAAGCTTCGCTaccatcctcctctcccccacTTTCTCAGTAAAGTACACAGAGCAGTCTGAGACTGAGATGGCCCTCTTAACCAGTTTATTTAGTCTTATCCCGCCCGtctcagtgcccccccccccccagaagaCAGTAGTGAAGGACAATGCAGAAGCCACCACACTGTCATGATAAGTCCTTACTAGTGTCCTGCACAGTCCGAAGGACCTCAGTCTCTTCTTACATTTTTCCGTCCAATTGTGGCCTAGTAATTCTGAAAAATAGTTTACTTCCTGATTCTGAGACGGGAGTCAGCCCAGAAGATGCAAATGCACCACACAGCACTCAGGTCTGTGTACAGATAAATGTTCAGCTGTGCCACATTCTACTCGCCTGAACCTGTCCAAGCCAGAGCGAAAACTAATCGAGCCTGACCCAAACCTGACAgaaattctgtgtttttctgtccatAACCGACCCGAGTCCAATGCAGTTAATGTAAACTGCACAGAGTTTATGTTACTATGTCCCTTTTGACTTTAGATTTTGGATCCAACAATTATTTTTCTCCAACTGTGCAACTTTCTCCCAGTACAGCGTTTACTGAACCGGTAACTGCATCCCAATCAACATTATTAATTTGTCTATTTTATATCCACTG is a window from the Limanda limanda chromosome 22, fLimLim1.1, whole genome shotgun sequence genome containing:
- the mblac1 gene encoding metallo-beta-lactamase domain-containing protein 1 produces the protein MHRDGLNKVMDVAVMSSSGSAPLEDSADMSGTGSVLASVSDRYQTIPLPESHAHFPGQPYSVSVLKVGYCLPQPDGTFRADGTITLITGPKIILVDTGGPWDRDFLLVSLKERGLEPGDINLVVGTHGHSDHIGNLGLFPTALTIVGYDISEGDTYRPNRLAEGLAYTVDEHIYVVPSPGHTGQDVSVQVKGTSSGTVLVAGDLFECCSDGDSWRDLSLNTAVQEVSRQRALRTADVIIPGHGPPFRVLRNQ